A window of Chryseobacterium sp. IHB B 17019 genomic DNA:
TGATCGTAAGAAAATGAAGCTTTCAAGAAAAGTTTTATTGCCAAGACCTCCAAGACCTGAGTCTAAACCAAGACCAGAAGGACAGCAAAGATCAGAGCAACAACCGAGATCTGAGCAGCCAAGAAGAGATCAACAACAAGAGAGACCTGAAGGTGAAAAGCCGGCAGATCAAGCTTAAAAATAGAAGCCACCGAGATTTCGGTGGTTTTTTTATTTTGTTCATTTAAGTTAAATTGTAAAAAATAATCCTTTAAAGTGAATTGGGATTCAATTATTTAAATGGAGATTTACTAGTTTTGTGTCTTTATTTTTCGTATATTTGTACATTATCTTAAAGACAAGTTCTCTGCTTTCGCAGTGTTGTGATTATTTTTAGAATACATTCTATCATTCATTTTTTTCAATTGTTCTTCTGAACAAGCCGTTCAAAATAAATAAAAGCAACCAGAAAACATATTACATCTCTTTTGGAAAGATGTACAATGCAAGTTTAAATTAAGTTTAAACTAAATAATTACTCATTAACAATTAAATTTTAAAAAATATATGGCGGATTCTTTCTCTAAAAAAGAAAATTTCAAGAAAAAACTTCAAAAGAAAAAAGAAAAGGCTCTACGTCGTGAAGATCGTAAAGAGAATAATGACAAAGGCAAAAGTCTTGACGAAATGTTTATGTATGTAGATGCAAACGGACAGTTGACATCTACGCCACCCGATAATGATAACAAGGCTGAGGTAAACCTTGATAATATCCAGTTGGGTGCAGCTCCTATTGAAGCTGAAGAGCTTGTAAAAACAGGAATTGTAACTTTCTTCAGTGAAAAAGGCTACGGATTCATTACCGAAGACAAATCAAAAGAAAATGTTTTCTTCCACAGCAACAACTGTACGGAGCTTGTGAAGAAAGGGAATAAGGTATCATTTGAAAAAGAAAGATCACCTAAAGGATTTTCTGCAGTTAATATCAAATTGGTAAAATAATAAGCGTATTACTTATACATATAAAGTCCTTCATTGAAGGACTTTTTTTATTATTGTGATTCAAAATTTATTTATCTTTAAACAAAAACTTATGAAAAAAATATTCATACTTTCCCTGATTTGCTGGGCTTCTTATTCAATGGCACAAACGGTAAATGACGTTCCTATTAAAGATATTGATGTAGATTATGTACAGGTTATTGGTACAGGAAGATCGTTAAGCACAAAAGTAGATGTTGAAATTGATTTCGGGCAGGAAACAAAATCCATTTCTTTCAAAAACGGTACAACGATTAAGGATGAAAAAGGGAAAAACATGAAGTTTAATTCTATGATGGATGCCCTTAATTTTATGTCGGCTAACGGATATTCTTTCCAGTTTGCCTATACTATGAATAACGAAAAAGATAAAGCAATTTATTATATTTTGAAGAAAAACAAATAAAAAATCCCGCTGAATTTTGGCGGGATTTTTTAAGTCACTTCGTTCCTCGCAATGATAATTAACCGTTTCCGATTCTTTGCTTTAAATCTTCCGCACCTCCGGTTTTTCTAGGTTGCCCGGATTTACTGGAGCCGAAATTGTAAGTATAAGAAAGCGTAATTACCCTTGAATCTCTTTCTACAACGAAGTTTTCTACATAATTGTTGAACGTTGTCCGTGCTTTTGGATTGCTTGTAAAAAAGACGTCATTGAACGCTAATTTCAAAGTACTGTTATTTTTAAATTTCTTTTGAGCACCGATATTCAGGAACCAGATGGGTTGTACATCCATATAAGCATAAACTTCTCTTGCCTGATAATTCCCTGTAAGTTCGGCTGTAAAACCATTTCCAAGCTTAAAAGAATTAATGCTGTTTAAAGAAAATGTGAAATTTCCTTTATTGTTGATCTGCGTTCCGGAGACATTTCCTGTGTAAGATCCATAGTAAAAATTCGCGCTGTTATTCATATCCCACCATGTTGCAATCTTAAAAGGAGCAATCAGATTCAGTCCGAAATAGGATGCTGAATTCAAGTTTTCATTGGTTTGCACAGTAATATTTTTACCATCTTCTACCACCGGTTTTATAACTTCTGTAATGTTATCTGATGTTTTTGAATAGCTTAAAGTGGCAAAATATTTATTGCTTAAGCTATAAGTCAGCTCATAATTCATCGTTGTCTGCGGATTCAAATCCGGGTTTCCGGCTCTGTATGTTGTAGGATCAAGATAAAATTTGAAAGGATTCAACTGATTATAGCTTGGTCTGGTAATTCTCCTGCTGAAATTAACTTCCAAATTACTTTTTTCCGTAATATCATAAGAAAACACCGCACTTGGAAATAATTGGGTATAATTCTTTTTATTCACCTGATTCGTGGTAATCTGAGTTCCTTTTACGTTGGTATTTTCAAGTCTCAAACCAAAATTTGTACTGAAT
This region includes:
- a CDS encoding cold shock domain-containing protein: MADSFSKKENFKKKLQKKKEKALRREDRKENNDKGKSLDEMFMYVDANGQLTSTPPDNDNKAEVNLDNIQLGAAPIEAEELVKTGIVTFFSEKGYGFITEDKSKENVFFHSNNCTELVKKGNKVSFEKERSPKGFSAVNIKLVK